A region of the Vanrija pseudolonga chromosome 2, complete sequence genome:
CCCGCTTCCACCTGCTCACCCCACAGTGGaagaggcgcgcgcgcgtcgcgccatTCGCTAAAAAGCAAAGCCGAAACTCATGCCGCAGAGGTCACATTTTACTCCATATAATGAACATTAGTAACTTGTATCCATCGCCATGCGGCCACCACACTTGTAGAGCAATGTAATAAAGCAGTTACATGTCATTTATTTGTACCCAGCTGGTGCAGGTCTAGCCGAGTAAACCAAGTTACGATTTCTATCAACAAATATGGCTATCAGCGGGACGAAGGTATCCTAAGTGTCGTAGAGGTGAGAGTCGACGGTGTTATAATACATTGGAGAAGTGAAGTTCGGGGTATGTATGGACGAGAGACTCAGAatggcgtcgcggcggtctCGGCTGCAAGAGCAACCTCACCGGCCCAGTGGCggaggacgccgcggccgcgctcaTGGATCGGCATGCGCTCGGGGTCGCTAGGGCTGTCAGTACAGCCATAATGGTCAATCTCACCGGACGACGATAACCGCGTGCGAGTTGGGGCAGTCGGGGAACCAGACCATGTGCTTGTTGGGGTCGAGGGCGTTTAGCCAGTGGACCATGCGCGCCTGGCGGTCGGTCATGAGGGGGTGGACGTCGGGCTCAAAGtgctcaaagtcgtcgtcgaactcgtcgtggtcgagaGGGAGCGGCGTCTCGACGGCATCCATGAAGTCTTGCTCAATGTTACGCTCGACCTTGCGaatggcggcgcgcaggccgtcAATCGAGAGGCCGTGAACCGAGGGAATGGGCGACATCGGAGACACggggctgctggtgccggcCGCAGTCCGGTTGGCCTCCATTTGTGCGCGGGTGAGCTTCTGGAGACGAAGGcgcctggggtgtgagtgaaGTCTCCAGTAAATTCACTCACGAGCGGCTGGTGTCAAGTGAGAAGCGGATAATGACCAGAAGGAAAAGCACCGGGATAAGGATcggggcgaggacgagaatGATCTGACTGTCAGCTGAGCAAGCTGGCCGGTTCAACTGACAGTGCTATACGGCTCGCGAAACCTCAAGGTCGGCGGAAGGGTACCAATGTTCCAGTTGAACCACTGCTTTGCCTTTGGTTTGGCCACGGTGAGCGGGTCCGGCTGTGGGAACGACCACTGGTGGGCAATGTCTTGGTGGTCGTACTTGACCTGGAGACCACGCTCCTTCCACTTGACGAAAGGGTCGCTCATCTGGATAGCAGCCGAGGGAAACGGCACCGTGTTGTCGTTGACGAGGTTAGCGTAGATGTGAATGTCGCggaagcgagcgagggccTTGTGGAAAACTTGCTCTTTCGGGGCGTAAGTGCCacactcgctcgccaccaccgaAATTCGAAACGCGCCACTCACTGGGATCGGCCATGATTTCGAGAAGcgggcgctcgtcgagctctgAATAGCTGTCCACGACGTAGATCTGCTCGCCGGTGCGTGAGAGCAGGCGGCCACCGAGCCACGAGAGCGCCTGGGAGATGAAGGTATCtagggggcgggggtgagaCTACCGTTTCGGGTGTGTGAgagcgcgtcgcccaccACTCACTGTAGCGCGGAATGCCGAGATGCGGAGACGCCAGCGCCGAAAAGGTGACCGGCTCGTGGGCGTCAAAGAAGGAAGGCGTGCGCGCGTtgagcaggccgacgaggtacCGCGCCACGACTAGATTGTCCACATCAGTGTCTCATtccgcgaccgcgtcgttCCCAGGGTACTTACGCCCTCCGAGGGAGTATCCCATCTGTTGTgtggatggcgaggagggggtcCAGGTCagtctcgcgctcgcgcatgCACACCCCGTTTCAcctccaccccgcccaaACTCACAACACTGAAGCGCGCGACATGGCGcccgtcggcctcgaggcgggcgatctcgcggtcgagctgggcgtcggtgtgagcgcgtcgtccgagtcATGCATGGGAGGGCTGGCACACAAGTGACCAGCACTGCGCTGCAGGAAGTGGCCGTGTCCACCGATTCCCAACTCACCTCGTATGCACAGCGGCTGGCGCACACGTCGACACCGTCGTAGGTGAGCTTTGACGtcatgccctcggcgacgagcacgacgaggtcgtcgcgctggcggcggggcgtggcGTCGGGGGACGAGTGGAccgagctgccgccgccgctggcgatGTCGACAGTGGTCATGTCTGTCCAcgcggcgtgcagctcgtcgacggcggcggcgaggtgctctGGCTTGCctgcggtcgcggtcgcgtgTTAGTGGCGTGGTTGTTGTGCCTGCGTGCGCTCGCGACACTGACCCCATAGCCCGTGGATGAGGAGTACGAGGTGGACGTCCTTGAACTTGGTCATGGCTAGAGGTGTTGGGAGATGGGTTGCAGTCAAAGAGGGGGAAAAGTTGAGCTGATCCCAAGTTATACGTGTACGAGTGTGCGACCTACCACTCTGGACGCCGCCGTTCAGAAATCACAAAGGACGCATCAAAGGCGCCCAGGCACCAACCGTCAACATTCAGGGACCACGACCACGTGCCagccgccggccccgcccAGCTGGCCCAGCTTTTCGACAAAGCCAAAgcctcgacctgctgctgcatgctgcacCACCCATGTCGGAAGATCAAACGCACTGCATTTGCGGCGCAACCCATTGCGCGCTATAGAAATGGCTTCTTcttcctgctgctgctgtcatGCTACATCGACACAAAGTTCTTAAGCACCgttggtggcagcggcggccttcttggccttcttcttgggcgcACGCAGAGGAGCGGCAATGAGGTTCTTgaggtcctcgtcctggaTCGACTTGTCCGACTTGACCTTGTCGCTGCATGGGGTCAGTGCTGTCACGGCATACCATCAGAGCAACTCACGCCGAGTACCAGACGGGCTGGGGGGATAGCAACAAGGGGCCAGCGGGGAGAAGGGCAACTGGCATCGAGTCAGCTTCGGGTCCGAGATTAGGCTGACACGGCTCAACTCACGGGTGAAGAAGAACTCGGCAACAACCGAGCCGGCAACAGTCTGGGTAACCTCGTAAGGCTTGAGGAGACCTGCGAGGTATTAGCAATGTGAAGCGGCCGCCTAGGGTGCGTCCCAACTCACCGTGGGCAACAGCCTCCTGGACACCCATgcgggcacggcgctcgtcctcgagggcaCGGAGGGTGAAGGGGAAGGCACCCGACTTCTTTTGGACCTCGGAGAAGGTAGCACGCGAGGTCTTCATCTTGAGCTGGTAGTTAACGTCGTTGGCGCGCTTGTAGACCGAAGTACGGGCGTCCTCGGGGCGGGCCTGTAAAGGTTTAGTGACTGTTGCTCGGGACCGAGACCCACCTTGGCGTCAGTGCCGGTGACGACAAGGACGTCGACACCGTAaacctcgccctcctcgaaGGTGGCCGTCTCGTGGTCGCGACGGAGCTCGGGGGTGGGGTTGAGGAGGAcgcgcttcttgccgtcggtgACGTTCTGCTCGTGCTGGCACGAGAGCATGCCCTGGACGGGGAGCACACCGTACTCCTTGGTGACCTTCTGGACAACCTCGGTAACGTCCCAGTTCTTGGCTCCGGGCTTGAGGGTGCGGATGGCAGCCTGGGCAGCCTCGTAGGCGGCCTTGAtggcgtcggcagcagcaccctcAGTCTTGCTTCCAACCTGGACAGTCTCGGCGTGGATGACAGCGTAGCCGTCAATCTGGATACCGAGCTGGACCTTGACaacgtcgccgtccttgaggacAACCTCGGGGTCAGAGGGGAGGGGCGAGACGTGCGAAACGACGTTGTTGACCGAGACACAGGTGGGGAAAGCCGAGCCTGTGCGAGTGTGCGTCAATGGAATGGCCCGTGCCGAGAAAGAGAAAGTTGACAAGACGACTGCGGTGGTGTCGCCGCAACCTCGCCACCGACTCACCCTTGGTGACCTTGACaccggccttggccttgttgTACAGAGGAgcaacggcctcggcgacgagcttgtcaCCCCTGCGCGCAAAAGATCAGCCACGAAAACACAAAATGCAGGCATCATCATCGGCTCCGATGACACCGGCAGGCAGGACAACGTACTCGATGGAGAGCTCAAGAACCTTCTTGCCAGCAGTGATCTGGGGGATGAGCTTCTTGAGGACCTCGTTGAGCGCCTGGCCGGCAGTGGTGTACTTGGTGATGCTGGGAGACGGTGCGTCAGTGAGGTCACACGCCAGGCACATTTTATGAGCTGCCGGTCACTCACACCTCGTTGGAGAggcccttctcctcctccttctcggccttgtcggcgacaGGAGCGGGCTTCTTGAGATCgatggcggcctcggcggacATTGTGTCTGTTTGGTCTAGGTGGTAGAGGTAGTAGGTTGGAAGGTTGAATAGGAGAGCCCAAGGACGTCAATGGAACAAGGCGGcttgcggcgctgctgctctgcaAGGTCTGCTGCCTTGAACATCTCTCATTGTAATTTGGTCCCGCCAAAGTGGGGCTCCAGCTTGTCATGCGACCTAGTGCCGAGTGTGGCGCCGTGGCAGGCAGTGATGTCACTGCAACGTAGACGCTGTAGTCATGTCTGAGCATGCAAGCGGGTCGAGACGGGGCAAGGTGGGCGTGGGATGCAACCCGAATACGCTCGGACAGTCACTCCATCACTGACATCAGTGAGGTAGTTGATTCGGGATATCCGAACCCACCAAAGGCGGATCCAGCTGCTCCGTCCCGCACCGATTCGGACGGAAATGGCGACGACACAGGCCTGCCAGCTGCCTAGGCACTTCATTGTCGAGGTCCCGTTGTGGGCTCTCACACAGCTCTCTCCCCGCCTCCTACTGTTCTTGAATTACGAAAGATTGTCACATGTTGCTCAAGGTCAAGGGCTCACGGAgagctgaggaggaggtatGTACcaacgccctcgcgcgctcCACGAGGGAACCAAACAACTGGTTCATACCCTTCGCTTGCACATACTCTGGGAACTCCCACATGCTCCCCTGCACCCCTTGGTAAACTCAACCCacttgccggcggcatgcTCGCACGACCTGACGGGAGATCATCACGGGACGAGGGCCGTCCCGTCCGCCATCTTGCCTTCATCTCTGCGGTGTTCAAGCGAGCTCCCGCCCTGTGCAGGGAGTTGAAACGGTGCTCGGTGTTGAAACGCGATTGTTGTAATGAGGAAATGCCAGCTTGGAGAGATTGTGGTCTTGGCCGTACGGAGTATGCGGTCTCCATTGCTCGGCATTCAGTACCGCGGGAGACGCATCATCAGTCGAATGGCAGGGCTGTTCCCCATGCGGGGCTACTCGCATCCATCCCATCAGACCCGGTGGAGCCGTGATCCCTTGAACAAGCCAAGCTCTCACTCCTTCGCTCACCGCTCATAGCCGCTAGCGCCTCGCCACCACACCTGCTTCCTGAGCCATCAGcacccacgccgccccgcgtcCACGCACAGCAGCGACCCGAGCGTGCCCCCCCTTGCATCCGCTTCGCGTTGATGCTTAATCGAATCATTACCAGCGATCCAGCAGATCATTGATGGTTAATCGCTAATGGGCAGGCGGGCGCGAGAAGGTTTCATAGCAGTGCAGTCAGCTTCATGCTTCCGCAGGGAGTTGAGTAGCTGCTCCGGAGTATTAGGCGGCGCGGGTAATGCAGCAGCGTCATCCGTATTAATCAgatggacgccgagcgggaCCGGGCGTTAGTCTGGTGCGGTGACTTACTTGCCcaatgccgacgaggagtttggcgagctcgtgtcGTCCGGTGGGAATCCCGTCTCGCGTGCACGCTCTACGGCGCCGAGAATAAGCAGCGTATGCTGAATCTGGATGCTCAAATTGCTCGTCGAAGCCGCAAACCTCTGTAAGGGGGATTTGAGCAAGTCTGTCATGTTGCGCGTGTCAAGGAGGTCAGGAGGGCAGGGTAAGAATGAGGGTTTCGAGGCGTCTGGGTCTGGGCGCGACCCCCCCTCCGGCTCCTGGTCCCTGTATCACTTGTGCCGGCTTGGTGTCGCCGACTGTTACTGGGCGTTTGGTCAATTAAACAGCCACCAGAGGCTGAGCAGGAGGCGCCATGCACGCCGACTTTTAGGAAATGGTTGCAGGGGGTGGTGAGATGTCGAATAGCCATGCAAACACCGTACGATGGATGGATGAGAGATGCGTCGTTGAAAGAGTTTTGTTCAAGTTGAATGCTTTGGTCGAGACTATGTATTTGCCAGCGGAGTGGAATGTGCCTGATGTCCCCCTCTGCTCGCCTCTGTTCCGCTGCGTGTTCCGGGAAGGCGTTTTGCGATCGAGCAGACTGGTGCGTGCGGAATGACGCCCAGTGGAACAACCCAAAATGATGGTGCGTGGTGGGGTGCAGTGGGgtgcagccagcagcagcgcgcggcaACCAAGGGCAGGGGCAGGCCTTTACGGCATCGAGACAGCCTAACCAGCTACTCTATTTGCGTGTCAAggggccagccagccagacaTGCAGCAACCTGGGCCGACCTTTGTATCGTCGTCTCAATCACACTTGCACCTCTTGCACCTCATCTCAGTCACACACACCCAACGGCAATGCGCAGCACCCAGCGCGCGTCAGTGCCATCATAGTCCCGGTTCACACCCATCGAccgtgcgacgacgacctacgactacgacgacgaacTCACCCCGACCCAGATCGCGactccaccccaccccccacgcGCGCAATACTCCGGCGATCGTGGTCGCGACCTGACTGGGCAAACGTAACAGCTTGCTGCTGCTAGGTCGCCATCGCGCTGGCGGGGGGGACAAACACCATCACCACACCACCCTCGCCATTGCTCCTGCTGTTGCATCTCACTCAACCACCATGGAGACCATGGCGGCCCAGGCGGGGCCATCACGCCGCCAGTCAGCGGCTGGCTTGTCAGCAGCAATGGGCTATGACACGAGGGTGAGTAACCTGCTCAGACAACTGCTGCACGAGCAACAACGCCGAAACCTGGGCAGCGCTCGAGCGTATCGTGGCTCACGCACTTGCCTCCTCCACAGATAGCCGACTTTCCCCACGCTCCCAGCTCGTTCCCCAATGGCATGGCGACTGCACTGCTACccaccgcgacgacctcggcgccggcgtcaaTCCTCAGCAACCGCCCGTATGCCGACTCGttgggcgcgtcggcgtccgactcggGCTCGACCCGGTCGCTGTCGGTCCACTCGCGCGAGCGCAACCCCACAGCAGGCGTGTTCGGGCGCCGCGGATCAGCCGCAGGAGGGATGGTCCGCCCCGGCAACAAGACGAAGAGCatgacgagcagctcgaACCGCTCATACCGGTCCAACAAGTCGAACCGGTCGTCCTCGATCCACGACACGGCGTCAGGCGAGCAAATGTTCGAGATGACGGCGGTGACCCTGCGCGCTGGGGGAAAGAAGCGCGTGCACGAGGACCCGAGCACACGCGTCGACAGACGCAAGGCTGAAGCTGCGATGCAGAAGTGGAGGGTGAGTGGCACGAGTTTGGCTTCTTGAGCGTGGGCGACTGCACGGCGGGCAGCTGACACGCGCCCCAGAGATGGATCGTCGAGCAGCCTACCCAGCCTAGTCCGGCGGACACCAACCCCCTCTTTGGCCCGCCTACAAGTCTGGCAGAAGCATCGAGATATTCCCCCGCACCAacgccgcccgcgtcgcACGGATCGTTCTTAATATCGCCGCGCGGCTCCCTCGCAGGGCCGAGCACGCTAGGACACGGCGTGATGAGCAGCGCGGCCACTCACACCTCCGAGGTATCACACAATGTCGGCCCGAGCACACCGGTCAGCACGACAGTACCATTGGGGCCCGGTTTGGACATCTACACGACCGAGTCGACGCGCGtgctgcgcgacgtcgagctcgcgatCGACCCTGGGTACTTTGGCGGTGACGCAACGTCACCTGCCCAGAGAACACGTCGGCTGTCGACACATCCACGGATATCACCGAAAGAGAATCCATTCTCATTCATCGACACATTACTATCACGGCGGGGGATACggccgctcgtgctcgagctcgtcgtgtcACTAGGCGCGTACGTGGACGCCGTGTGGTCGACGACACACCCCGACGAGCCAATCCCTTGGACTGGGATGCCTATGCCCACAGCACAGCGCCGGGTATCCTTTGCGTCTGGTGCTGCTCCGCCACGAAGAATGTGGAGCAGCTGGACGATCACAGCGGTACAagaggccaagaagcgcgGGTTCCTTGCCAACCCCCAGACGCAGAGCGATGTCGACTTTTGGGGTTGGGAGATTCGCTATGGCCTGCGGGATACGGACGAGGCGGTCAACCGGCGCAAGGACATGGGCTGGGCTTTTGGCGAGGCTGTCATCAGAGGGCAGTACGGGGATATTGTTCCGGCGAATGTGTTTGCAAccgacggtggcggcggcaatATTCCCCGGTTGTTGAACGACCTGGAAGAGGCCCTGTGGTGAGTAACTACTGGGTCGCCAGCAGGATACTAACCATGCACTCAGGGGTGACGCGATGCCAGCGTCCTCAGACCTGGCGTTTGAGCACGACGGCGTGTTCGACCCGTTCTCAGTGTaccgcgagggcgacgatCTCATTGGCATCGACAGCCAGAAGAAGAACCCGGAGGAGcgggaggccgagctccgcAAGGTGTTTGGCGACGCGTTCAGCGCGTACGCGCCGCGTCCCCGGTCCGGCGTGGTTCCAACAAGCCAGGCTATCCCGGCCTACTCGCCGGAGCAGCTCCACCCGCCtccgctctcgtcgccctcgtcgccagtgTCGGCCAAGCACGAGCTGTCGCTGCGCACACCGGCCGACCATCACGTGGCCGCGATGCCCGACCTCGACTTTTCGgttctcggcgcgctgcaggAGATGTCGATGGAGgagaagctcgagctcggtcgccggcggcaccagGAGTACCTCGAGCGGACGCGCGCagaggcgggggaggtggcTGCGGAGAAGGGAgaggcggtcgcggcggtgtAATCGTGTACAATAGCTTCTTGGTATCATCTTCATGTACACTGTCACAGGGCGGGGTGGCGGAGTCGTgtgggggcggcgtcggactccgcggcgtcggcaacgtGCCTCGTGCAACCGCCCAACAACACCAACCCACTCCGGCAGGCACCAAGGCAACGTGGCGGAGTGGTTAACGCGGTTGACTCGAAATCAACTTCCTTCGGGAGCACATGTTCGAATCATGTCGTTGTCGGTGAGCGCGTAGAGCGTATAGCTTTTGCGTTTTGCGTCGCGGGGCAGGGTGCTGTGGTTGGGCAGCGGGGTTGGTGCGAGCGGAGCGGGtcggggcgagggggagacgaggcgaggcggggaaGGTGGGGTGGCTGGTGGCGCCACTGAGACGCACGGCCCGCTGCAATGCTGCGTGACAGGCTCGCCCACCATACGCTATGCACCACAGTCTGCGCCAGCGTCCCGCAGTGCTGGTGAGTAAGATGCCGACGGGCAGAAGGAGATGGGCGAGTGGTGTAATGTGTGGGCTGggcgcacctcggcgccgaggatgccgacgcgacgcccaCCAGCGCAGCAGCCCGACGGTCAACCCTCGGGCAGGCGCACGGTATGCCGCAACAACAACTCGCAACAATCTATTTACAGTGTGTATGCATGCAGTCACTGCTGCacgtggcctcggcgaggacgtaCTGTGCAGTGTAAGAAGAGCATGCACGCTGGCCAGAGTCCGGCGGCCGGCcgatcgtcgtcgctcgctcgctcggttGCCCGACACTCGCCACTTGCCCGCTTGACGAGCTTATCGATCTCTGGTGGCCGATGTGTGGCAGTGGacgggcgggtggtgggtcgCCGATGGCCGATACAGTGCTGGGGGGTATAAGAGGTCGTTGTGGTGgtgatgcagcagcagacaGCAGTGACAAGAAGCGACTTcggcccagctcctcgacacTCAAACCGCcacacccaacccacccccaccccctaccccccaccacccacaatgAAGGTCTTCCTCACCGGCGCATCAGGCTACATCGGCTCCAACCtcacgcgcgagctcgtggcgCACGGGCACAGCGTCACGGGCCTCGTGCGCtccgaggcgagcgcggcaatCGTGGCGAAGaacggcggcacggcggtgctgggcagcggcgacccCAAGACCGACCTGCCCCTCATCgtggcgcaggcgcgcgcgcacgacgcgacgtACCACCTCGCGTTTGACCACAGCTTCACCGACTTCCTCGGCGCGtgtgccgacgagcgcgcggtggtggactctgtcgccgccgcgtacgAGGGCACGGACAAGGTGCTCGTCATGACCTCTGGCACGTTGCTCGGGGCGCACATCATCCCGttcaccgaggccgactcgagcgccggctcgcacaacccccgcgccgcgaccgagGCCACCGCGGAAGCCTGGGCGGCGAAGGGGAACCGCGTCGCCATTGTCCGCCTGCCCCCCATCACTCACGGGGGCGacctcggtgccggcggcttTATCCACCGTATCATCCGCGCGtgccgcgagggcggcgccgcggcgatcATTGGCGACGGGGGCAACCGCTGGCCGGCGGtgcaggtcgccgacgcggtggccgtgtaccgcggcgcgctgggcgcggAGCCCGGCCACATCCTCCGCCTGCACCccatcgccgacgagggcaaccGCGTCGCGGACATCATGGGCCTCATTGCCGCTCATGAGGGGATCGAAGTCAACAGCGTTACccccgaggcggcggtcgcgcaGTTCGGCTTCATCGGACACTTGCTCGGGCTGGATAACCTCGTCACGAGCAAGATCACCCGGGAGACGCTCGGATGGACGCCGACCCAGCCCgggctgctcgacgagctgcgcgccggcaagTACTTTGACACGGCGTAGCGTGGCGGCTTGGCGTGGCGTAACTGTAGAAATGTAGACGGTGTGTGTAGATACGTATGAAATGACGTGGAGACGACAGACAGGTGGGACAGCGTCAGACGTGAAGCTCACAGGGTTAGGGGACAGTACGGACACGGCATTGAGGCTGAGGGCCGGGCCACGGGGCAGTGAGCGCAGACAGGCAGAGGGACGGCGCGAGAGGTCGGAACCATGTCGCCGAGGCAGGCTGACTACGGGCTGCACCTCGAGCCCAGCGCAAGCTGAGGGCAATTGTAAGCCGAGGCCAGCTGCAACCCGAGCCAGCTGCGAGCCGAGGCCAGTGTCCCAGTCCTTGGGGAGGCCCTGCGAGGTCAGACGGCATCTGCCTCAAACAGCTGGGGCAGTGGCCGGCTGCGAGGGAGCATCACACCCTGCGCCACGTAGGGTGTGTCGAGGCATGCAGACGTGCCAGCATGCAAGGGCTGCACgagcgcacgcacgcatgtGACTTGCCTCAAGGCGCATGCATTCGCCAGCCGGCCGCGaaggcggacgaggcgcgacgcggcggcatTGCAGGCTGTTGCGTGCCACGGTGACTGCTGGAATCAGTGGGCAAGCAAGGTACGATACGCTTGTACGCTTCGCTCGCTGGTGCTGGGGAAGAAGCCGACACGCGCCTCCAGCACCTGGGTTATAGAACGAAATCTCGCCTGGCTGTGGCGTGCTGGCACTGCCAAGCGAGGCCAATCGGCGCGtcatcgccgaggctgctgaGCGGGGCTAGGGTGGGCGCGCCACGAAAATCAAAGATTAAACGATGACGGGTTGTCAAGCTTGCATGCACTCCGTCAGCGCtcaccgaccccgaggacatTGATTATCGCTAACGCCGGAGTTAAGCTACACTGGCTCTGAAGCAGCAGCGATACCCTGGACCAGGCGCTCAGGATCCGGCGCCCGCGATCATGCAGATCGCGCAGATGTGTGTCATGGGGGTGTAATCGGTAATCGCTATCGAGCACGTCGTGGCGTCCTCCGTCGGTGGTGGGGCCGGGGCTTGCGGGGAGGGAGCGTTGTTGGGTTCGTTTGAACGTGCACCATGCATGCGCTGGAGATCGCCGAGGCGTGCTCGTCATATTATCAAGCAGGGCAGCTGCTTCGGCGACGGTCgtggagagagagagagcgggcgggcgaggtggtcggcgaggtacATAAGTGGCGGGGGTCGATCCGTCTCAGAGTCTCATCAGCAAGCACCTCCAGCACCTCTACACCCCTCCCCAGCTCCCAAAACCCAACCCCACCCACTACACCCCCACAATGCCTTCCGTTTTCATCACCGGAGCCTCAGGCTAcatcgcctcggcgatcacgcgcgagctcgtgAGCCACGGGTACGCCGTGACTGGCCTCGTGCGCTCCGAATCGTCCGcggccaaggtcaaggcgaacggcgcgacgccgattATTGGGTCCAcgaccgacctcgagctcgtgtccaagagcgccgcggcggccgacgcgaccaTCCACACGGCGTTCGACCACTCGTGGCGCGACATTGCGGCCGCGTGCGCCGAGGACCGCGCGGCCATCGGCGCGATCGGCTCGGCGTACGAGGGCACCGGCAAGACCTTCATCATCTCCTCTGTCGCcacgctcggcgtcctccacCCCACTTTCaccgagaaggacgagggcggccccggcgccgtcaacccgcgcttcttctctgagcgcgtcgccgagagCTTCGCCGCC
Encoded here:
- the YOR059C_0 gene encoding Putative lipase, whose translation is MTKFKDVHLVLLIHGLWGKPEHLAAAVDELHAAWTDMTTVDIASGGGSSVHSSPDATPRRQRDDLVVLVAEGMTSKLTYDGVDVCASRCAYELDREIARLEADGRHVARFSVMGYSLGGLVARYLVGLLNARTPSFFDAHEPVTFSALASPHLGIPRYNTFISQALSWLGGRLLSRTGEQIYVVDSYSELDERPLLEIMADPKQVFHKALARFRDIHIYANLVNDNTVPFPSAAIQMSDPFVKWKERGLQVKYDHQDIAHQWSFPQPDPLTVAKPKAKQWFNWNIGTLPPTLRFREPYSTIILVLAPILIPVLFLLVIIRFSLDTSRSRLRLQKLTRAQMEANRTAAGTSSPVSPMSPIPSVHGLSIDGLRAAIRKVERNIEQDFMDAVETPLPLDHDEFDDDFEHFEPDVHPLMTDRQARMVHWLNALDPNKHMVWFPDCPNSHAVIVVRDPERMPIHERGRGVLRHWAGEVALAAETAATPF
- the Pa2g4 gene encoding Proliferation-associated protein 2G4 — protein: MSAEAAIDLKKPAPVADKAEKEEEKGLSNEVITKYTTAGQALNEVLKKLIPQITAGKKVLELSIEGDKLVAEAVAPLYNKAKAGVKVTKGSAFPTCVSVNNVVSHVSPLPSDPEVVLKDGDVVKVQLGIQIDGYAVIHAETVQVGSKTEGAAADAIKAAYEAAQAAIRTLKPGAKNWDVTEVVQKVTKEYGVLPVQGMLSCQHEQNVTDGKKRVLLNPTPELRRDHETATFEEGEVYGVDVLVVTGTDAKARPEDARTSVYKRANDVNYQLKMKTSRATFSEVQKKSGAFPFTLRALEDERRARMGVQEAVAHGLLKPYEVTQTVAGSVVAEFFFTLALLPAGPLLLSPQPVWYSADKVKSDKSIQDEDLKNLIAAPLRAPKKKAKKAAAATNGA
- the SPBC2A9.02_0 gene encoding putative protein, with the translated sequence MKVFLTGASGYIGSNLTRELVAHGHSVTGLVRSEASAAIVAKNGGTAVLGSGDPKTDLPLIVAQARAHDATYHLAFDHSFTDFLGACADERAVVDSVAAAYEGTDKVLVMTSGTLLGAHIIPFTEADSSAGSHNPRAATEATAEAWAAKGNRVAIVRLPPITHGGDLGAGGFIHRIIRACREGGAAAIIGDGGNRWPAVQVADAVAVYRGALGAEPGHILRLHPIADEGNRVADIMGLIAAHEGIEVNSVTPEAAVAQFGFIGHLLGLDNLVTSKITRETLGWTPTQPGLLDELRAGNHGYAVTGLVRSESSAAKVKANGATPIIGSTTDLELVSKSAAAADATIHTAFDHSWRDIAAACAEDRAAIGAIGSAYEGTGKTFIISSVATLGVLHPTFTEKDEGGPGAVNPRFFSERVAESFAAKGTRPVIIRIAPLVQGPDLASSSFFLSLLKKAKESGVAATVNGGKARWSSVHVADIAPLFRIALEKKGTAGQFERYHAVGDNGVPVKEIVDVIGEKLNIPVTDLTGDDAFKHYGILGKLIGLDNPIENSVTIEQTGWSPKQPNVLEALKAGKYFDQL